Proteins found in one Nitrospiria bacterium genomic segment:
- the nuoH gene encoding NADH-quinone oxidoreductase subunit NuoH: protein MVNIALNLIVVLVTIGVVMVTVLLHVAYLTYFERKILGWMQDRMGPMEVGYHGLLQPIADGLKLFFKEDIVPAQANKIIFTLAPILVLVPALIGFAVIPFGRDTISIFGLTFRPFVTDINIGILYILAFASIGAYGVLLGGWASNNKYSLLGGLRSAAQVISYELSLGLAIVGVLLMAGSLSLVKITEAQGGGLLHWFILPQFVAFVIYLISAIAETNRLPFDLPEAESELVAGFFTEYSGMRFAFFFLAEYANMILVSCIATILFLGGWHAPFEALGFIPPILWFVIKVYFFLFFYIWIRGTLPRLRYDQLMMFGWKVMIPLALANILVTSTVLYFVRG from the coding sequence ATGGTGAATATCGCGCTGAATTTAATCGTGGTGCTCGTGACGATCGGCGTCGTGATGGTCACGGTGCTGCTCCACGTGGCGTACCTGACCTATTTTGAACGGAAAATCCTCGGTTGGATGCAGGACCGGATGGGTCCGATGGAGGTGGGCTACCACGGGCTGCTGCAGCCGATCGCGGACGGGCTGAAACTTTTTTTCAAGGAGGACATCGTCCCGGCCCAGGCCAACAAGATCATATTCACCCTGGCGCCGATATTGGTTTTGGTCCCGGCCCTCATCGGTTTTGCGGTGATCCCCTTCGGGCGTGACACGATTTCTATTTTCGGCCTGACCTTCCGCCCGTTCGTCACCGACATCAATATCGGAATCCTCTACATCCTGGCCTTCGCCTCGATCGGCGCGTACGGCGTCCTGCTGGGCGGCTGGGCCTCGAACAACAAATATTCGCTCCTGGGCGGACTGAGGTCCGCGGCCCAGGTGATCAGCTACGAGCTGTCGCTGGGCCTGGCGATCGTCGGCGTGCTGCTGATGGCCGGCTCGCTGAGCCTCGTCAAGATCACGGAGGCGCAGGGCGGGGGGCTGCTGCACTGGTTCATCCTGCCCCAGTTCGTGGCCTTCGTGATCTATCTCATCTCCGCGATCGCCGAGACCAACCGGCTGCCCTTCGACCTTCCGGAGGCCGAAAGCGAATTGGTGGCCGGCTTCTTCACCGAGTACAGCGGCATGCGATTTGCCTTTTTCTTTTTGGCCGAGTATGCTAACATGATCCTCGTTTCTTGCATCGCCACGATCCTGTTTCTGGGCGGATGGCACGCGCCCTTCGAAGCGCTGGGGTTCATCCCCCCGATCCTCTGGTTCGTGATCAAGGTCTACTTCTTTTTGTTCTTCTATATCTGGATTCGGGGAACGCTTCCGCGCCTGCGCTACGATCAGCTGATGATGTTCGGGTGGAAGGTGATGATTCCGCTGGCGCTGGCCAACATCCTGGTCACGTCCACGGTTCTGTATTTTGTCAGGGGGTGA
- the nuoI gene encoding NADH-quinone oxidoreductase subunit NuoI has product MKGLRRFIQQVLFLEILVGLASTFRHLFTRPVTIQYPHEKRVLPNGYRGFIALLRYDDGTEKCVGCDLCEAACPSRVITVISAEVEGQPLKRYAREYTMDMTRCVFCGLCVEACPVNALGMTKEYEYATYDKRRLKLNKEQLLAIGDRAFPARETRVEFQHPHAAFFNVAHRGYPAK; this is encoded by the coding sequence ATGAAAGGCCTGCGACGGTTCATCCAACAGGTCCTGTTTCTGGAAATCCTCGTGGGTCTCGCGTCGACCTTCCGTCATCTGTTCACCCGGCCCGTCACGATCCAGTATCCCCACGAAAAACGGGTGCTCCCCAACGGCTATCGCGGCTTCATCGCGCTGCTGCGCTACGACGACGGAACCGAGAAATGCGTCGGCTGCGACCTGTGCGAGGCGGCCTGTCCGTCCCGCGTGATCACGGTGATCAGCGCCGAGGTGGAGGGCCAGCCGCTCAAACGCTACGCCAGGGAATACACCATGGACATGACCCGCTGCGTCTTCTGCGGGTTGTGCGTGGAGGCCTGCCCTGTCAACGCGCTGGGCATGACCAAAGAGTACGAATACGCGACGTATGACAAGCGCAGGCTCAAGCTCAACAAGGAACAGTTGCTGGCCATCGGGGACAGGGCCTTCCCGGCCCGGGAGACGCGCGTCGAATTCCAACATCCCCATGCGGCCTTCTTCAACGTGGCGCATCGGGGCTATCCCGCCAAATGA
- a CDS encoding NADH-quinone oxidoreductase subunit J produces MTTVLFLYFAGVIVSTAVLVVASRKPVNSALSLLVMFFHVAGLFVLLNAEFIAAVQIIVYAGAILVLYLFVVMLLNLRAEEGYNKQYLVGMMVGLAILIEAVLILNRSGFADRALPAAGPAPDVLPGNTEGIGRALYTIYLFPFEVASLILLVAMIGAIILAKKGMFGKEERRF; encoded by the coding sequence ATGACAACCGTCTTGTTCTTGTATTTCGCAGGCGTGATCGTGTCGACGGCGGTCCTCGTGGTCGCGTCGCGGAAGCCCGTCAACAGCGCGCTATCGCTGCTGGTCATGTTCTTTCACGTGGCCGGCCTGTTCGTGCTGCTGAACGCCGAATTCATCGCGGCCGTTCAGATCATCGTCTATGCCGGGGCCATTCTGGTCCTGTATCTCTTCGTGGTGATGCTGCTCAATCTGCGCGCCGAAGAGGGTTATAACAAGCAATATCTCGTCGGCATGATGGTCGGGCTGGCGATTCTGATCGAGGCCGTCCTGATCCTGAACCGCTCCGGATTCGCGGACCGTGCGCTGCCGGCCGCGGGGCCGGCGCCCGACGTCCTCCCCGGCAACACCGAGGGGATCGGGCGGGCCCTGTACACCATCTATCTGTTTCCTTTCGAGGTGGCCTCCCTGATCCTGCTGGTCGCGATGATCGGGGCCATCATCCTGGCGAAGAAGGGAATGTTCGGTAAGGAAGAGAGGCGATTCTGA
- the nuoK gene encoding NADH-quinone oxidoreductase subunit NuoK: MVPLLYYVILGTIVFLIGVVGVLIRRNIIIILLSIELMLNAANINFVAFSHYLRNINGQVFVFFVLTVAAAEVVVGLAIIIALYRGKATVDIENVNLMKW; this comes from the coding sequence ATGGTTCCGTTGTTGTATTACGTGATTCTCGGCACGATCGTATTCCTGATCGGCGTCGTCGGCGTCCTGATCCGGAGGAACATCATCATCATCCTGCTCTCGATCGAGCTGATGCTGAACGCCGCGAACATCAACTTCGTCGCCTTTTCGCACTATCTTCGGAACATCAACGGCCAGGTCTTCGTCTTTTTCGTCCTGACGGTGGCCGCGGCCGAGGTGGTCGTCGGATTGGCCATCATCATCGCGCTCTATCGCGGGAAGGCCACGGTCGATATCGAGAACGTCAACCTGATGAAATGGTGA
- the nuoL gene encoding NADH-quinone oxidoreductase subunit L — protein sequence MTDALIPLLPFAAFAVLGLGELFGPGFGPRAHWIAVPAVFGSLLFSVVAFGSVLSGGPHDLPLYTWAVSGTFQASIGIHVDALTAVMLLLVTIVSALVHLYTVGYMHGDRGYARFFAYIGLFTFSMLMLVTAGNLLQLYIFWEAVGLCSYLLIAHWYERPPAAAAATKAFVVNRIGDFGFALGIFLVFRLVGSLDYGQVFAELPKHAAETIPIAGLELPAVTLIALLLFMGAVGKSAQLPLHVWLPDAMEGPTPISALIHAATMVTAGVFMIARLIPIFNLSPAAMEVIATTGAATALFAATIALTQNDIKRVVAYSTVSQLGYMVMACGLGASIAGIFHLLTHGAFKALLFLGCGSVIHAMGGEQDLRKMGGLKSRLPVTYATFYIGALALAGIPPLAGFFSKDEILFRAFFSGGAGILFWGVGVATSFLTAFYSFRLIYTVFHGPSRVDPKAAASLHESPLVMTIPLVVLAALSVTAGWAGLPVDGWNGIAAILGPVLSPGEPSEPDAGLLWVLMGVSVAVALGGWMTARYFYLTRPELPGRLATRAAALYRLSLNKWYVDELYDWLFVRPTTRLADRLWRTVDVRTIDQAVNGVGGSTLAGARILRLLQSGQLQHYALAMMVGTFVILTVYLIIR from the coding sequence ATGACGGACGCGCTCATTCCACTGCTTCCCTTCGCGGCCTTCGCGGTCCTCGGACTGGGCGAGCTCTTCGGCCCCGGATTCGGGCCCCGCGCCCATTGGATCGCGGTGCCCGCCGTGTTCGGCTCGCTGCTGTTTTCGGTCGTCGCCTTCGGCTCGGTCCTCTCAGGCGGCCCGCACGACCTGCCCCTGTACACCTGGGCGGTTTCGGGAACCTTCCAGGCCTCGATCGGGATCCACGTCGACGCCCTGACGGCCGTGATGCTGCTGCTGGTCACGATCGTGAGCGCCCTCGTTCATCTCTACACCGTCGGCTACATGCACGGCGACCGCGGCTACGCCCGGTTCTTCGCCTATATCGGATTGTTCACCTTTTCGATGCTGATGCTGGTGACGGCCGGAAACCTGCTTCAGCTGTACATCTTCTGGGAAGCGGTCGGCCTCTGCTCCTATCTTCTGATCGCGCATTGGTATGAACGGCCCCCGGCCGCCGCAGCCGCCACCAAGGCCTTTGTCGTCAATCGAATCGGAGACTTCGGGTTCGCGCTCGGGATCTTCCTCGTCTTCCGCCTCGTCGGCTCGCTGGACTACGGCCAGGTCTTTGCCGAGCTTCCGAAGCACGCGGCCGAAACGATCCCGATCGCCGGGCTCGAACTGCCGGCCGTCACGCTGATCGCGCTGCTGCTTTTCATGGGCGCGGTCGGAAAATCGGCCCAGCTACCGCTTCACGTCTGGCTGCCCGACGCGATGGAAGGACCGACGCCCATCTCCGCGCTGATCCATGCCGCCACAATGGTGACGGCCGGCGTCTTCATGATCGCGCGGCTGATCCCGATCTTCAATCTATCCCCCGCGGCGATGGAAGTGATCGCGACGACCGGGGCGGCCACGGCCCTGTTCGCGGCCACGATCGCGCTGACCCAGAACGATATCAAACGCGTCGTGGCCTATTCCACCGTGAGCCAGCTGGGCTACATGGTCATGGCCTGCGGCCTGGGGGCGTCGATCGCCGGTATCTTTCACCTCCTCACCCACGGCGCCTTCAAGGCGCTTCTTTTTCTCGGCTGCGGGAGCGTGATCCACGCGATGGGGGGGGAACAGGACCTGAGAAAGATGGGGGGGCTGAAATCTCGCCTGCCCGTGACCTACGCCACGTTTTATATCGGCGCGCTGGCCCTGGCCGGGATTCCGCCGCTGGCCGGTTTTTTCAGCAAGGATGAAATATTGTTCCGGGCCTTTTTTTCCGGCGGGGCCGGGATCCTTTTCTGGGGGGTGGGGGTCGCGACCTCTTTCCTGACGGCCTTCTACAGTTTTCGTCTCATTTATACCGTATTTCACGGTCCGTCCCGCGTCGATCCCAAGGCGGCCGCCTCACTGCACGAATCCCCCCTCGTGATGACGATTCCCCTGGTCGTGCTGGCGGCTCTGTCCGTCACGGCGGGATGGGCGGGGCTGCCGGTGGACGGTTGGAACGGGATCGCGGCCATCCTGGGCCCGGTCCTCTCGCCCGGCGAACCGTCCGAACCGGATGCCGGACTCCTGTGGGTGTTGATGGGGGTCTCGGTCGCGGTGGCTTTGGGCGGATGGATGACGGCCCGGTATTTTTATCTGACCCGGCCGGAGCTGCCGGGACGGCTGGCGACGCGGGCGGCCGCGCTCTACCGGCTTTCGCTCAACAAATGGTACGTCGATGAACTGTACGACTGGCTCTTCGTCCGCCCGACGACCCGCCTCGCGGACCGGCTTTGGCGGACGGTGGATGTCCGGACTATCGACCAGGCGGTCAACGGGGTGGGGGGATCGACCCTGGCCGGTGCACGGATCCTCCGGCTTCTCCAGAGCGGCCAGCTCCAGCATTACGCCCTGGCGATGATGGTGGGCACTTTCGTGATCCTGACGGTCTACTTGATCATTCGATAA
- a CDS encoding NADH-quinone oxidoreductase subunit M has product MIENPGHLLSILIFLPLAGAVVLAFFPGNDAGVRRMALGLTAAAFLFSLTLLPSFDPSSPAMQFVERVPWIPAFHIEYAVGVDGISLLFVLLTTLLSPICVLASWTSVAVRVKEFMIALLVMEGAMIGVFVSLDFVLFYVFWEAMLIPMYLIIGVWGGPNRIYAAIKFFLYTLAGSLLLLVAILVLYFNGGRTFDILRLMGQPYPAAIQFWIFWAFFLAFAIKVPMFPFHTWLPDAHVEAPTAGSVILASILLKMGGYGFLRFGLPMVPQASRSFTGFILALSVIAILYGAYMALAQTDLKKLIAYSSVSHMGFVTLGIFVLNAQGIEGALLQMVNHGITTGALFLLVGMIYDRTHSRLISDYGGIARPMPRYGTMLAIFALSSLGLPGMNSFVGEFLVLLGAFMRHAGLAVAATLGVILAAVYLLWMVQRMLFGPITRSDPARLTDLGTREMAILAPLFVLVFAIGVYPDPLLSLMHASVDHLLSQVNAAAPFQLSEVWTRP; this is encoded by the coding sequence ATGATTGAGAATCCGGGCCATCTCCTGAGCATCCTGATCTTCCTTCCGCTGGCGGGGGCCGTCGTCCTGGCCTTCTTCCCGGGCAACGACGCCGGCGTCCGCCGGATGGCCTTGGGCCTGACCGCCGCCGCCTTCCTTTTCTCGCTTACCCTTCTCCCGTCCTTCGATCCCTCCAGTCCGGCGATGCAGTTCGTCGAGCGGGTTCCGTGGATTCCGGCGTTTCATATCGAATACGCCGTGGGCGTGGACGGGATCAGCCTCCTGTTCGTCCTGCTGACCACGCTCCTGTCGCCGATCTGCGTCCTGGCCTCCTGGACCTCCGTGGCCGTGCGGGTGAAGGAGTTCATGATCGCCCTCCTGGTGATGGAGGGCGCCATGATCGGCGTCTTCGTCTCGCTGGACTTCGTCCTGTTCTACGTGTTCTGGGAGGCGATGCTGATCCCGATGTACCTGATCATCGGGGTGTGGGGCGGCCCCAACCGGATCTATGCCGCGATCAAGTTTTTCCTGTATACCCTGGCGGGAAGCCTCCTGCTGCTTGTGGCGATTCTCGTCCTGTACTTCAACGGCGGTCGGACCTTCGACATCCTCCGGCTGATGGGTCAGCCCTATCCGGCCGCGATCCAGTTCTGGATCTTCTGGGCCTTTTTCCTGGCCTTCGCGATCAAGGTCCCGATGTTTCCGTTCCACACGTGGCTTCCGGACGCCCACGTCGAGGCGCCCACCGCCGGCAGCGTGATCCTGGCCAGCATCCTGCTGAAGATGGGCGGCTACGGCTTCCTGCGCTTCGGCCTGCCGATGGTGCCCCAGGCCTCGCGCTCCTTTACCGGCTTCATCCTGGCCCTCTCGGTGATCGCGATCCTGTACGGCGCGTACATGGCCCTGGCGCAGACGGATCTCAAGAAACTGATCGCGTATTCCTCGGTCTCCCACATGGGATTCGTGACGCTGGGGATCTTCGTCCTGAACGCCCAGGGCATCGAGGGCGCGCTGCTCCAGATGGTCAACCACGGGATCACGACCGGGGCCCTCTTCCTCCTGGTCGGGATGATCTACGACCGGACGCACAGCCGGCTGATCTCGGACTACGGCGGGATCGCGCGGCCGATGCCCCGCTACGGGACGATGCTGGCGATCTTCGCCCTCTCCTCGCTGGGCCTCCCGGGGATGAACAGCTTCGTGGGCGAGTTTCTGGTGCTCCTGGGGGCCTTCATGAGGCATGCCGGCCTGGCCGTCGCGGCCACGCTGGGGGTCATCCTGGCCGCGGTCTATCTCCTCTGGATGGTTCAGCGCATGCTGTTCGGGCCGATCACCCGGTCCGACCCTGCGCGGCTGACGGATCTGGGGACGCGCGAGATGGCGATCCTCGCCCCGCTGTTCGTCCTGGTGTTCGCGATCGGGGTCTATCCCGACCCGCTGCTGTCTCTGATGCACGCCAGCGTGGATCACCTCCTGTCGCAGGTCAACGCGGCCGCGCCGTTTCAGCTCTCGGAGGTCTGGACGCGGCCATGA
- a CDS encoding NADH-quinone oxidoreductase subunit N, whose product MNFSVTEIGAVLPEILVAVYACAILLIEPFLPKERREVPAYFGFAALGLGFWGTSRILWADLTVMNGMFVLDPFGNFFKLILYVAAAMTILLSMGYLKRERIELGEYYAFVLFATCGMMILVSASDLITVFLGLELMSISFYILAGFKRFEEKSLEAAAKYFILGSFSSGILLFGISLLYGLSGTTNLQALAAHLHGGELQNPGWILAMILLVVGFGFKVAAVPFHMWAPDVYEGAPTPVTAFLSVGSKAASFAVFLRVFIEALGGIQAEWRILLIFLAVVTIITGNVVALVQTNVKRMLAYSGIAHAGYALIGLIVGDSLGVFSLMVYMLVYAFMTVGAFGVVMLLRREGVEGDELRDFAGLARKDKLTAFAMLVFMFSLAGIPPTAGFVAKFYIFMAAVHAHLTWLVVLGVAFTAVSAYFYLRVVMVMYMKEPDEAVQVAAPPGVVMVLAAAAAVVLLLGIYPGPFLDYAQEAVLRLR is encoded by the coding sequence ATGAATTTTTCGGTCACCGAAATCGGGGCGGTGCTTCCCGAAATCCTCGTGGCGGTCTACGCCTGCGCCATCCTTCTGATCGAGCCCTTCCTTCCGAAAGAGCGTCGGGAGGTGCCGGCCTACTTCGGGTTCGCGGCGCTGGGCCTGGGCTTCTGGGGGACGTCGCGGATCCTGTGGGCCGATCTGACGGTGATGAACGGGATGTTCGTCCTGGATCCGTTCGGCAATTTCTTCAAGCTGATCCTCTACGTTGCGGCGGCGATGACGATCCTGCTTTCGATGGGCTATCTCAAGCGCGAGAGGATCGAGCTGGGGGAGTACTACGCCTTCGTCCTTTTCGCCACGTGCGGGATGATGATCCTGGTGTCCGCGTCCGACTTGATCACGGTTTTCCTGGGGCTGGAGCTGATGTCGATTTCGTTTTACATCCTCGCCGGCTTCAAGCGCTTCGAGGAAAAATCGCTCGAGGCGGCGGCCAAGTATTTCATACTGGGATCTTTTTCCTCCGGAATCCTTCTGTTCGGCATCTCGCTGCTGTACGGGCTGTCCGGGACGACCAACCTGCAGGCCCTGGCCGCGCACCTCCACGGGGGGGAGCTCCAGAACCCGGGCTGGATCCTGGCGATGATCCTGCTCGTCGTGGGTTTCGGGTTCAAGGTCGCGGCCGTGCCGTTCCACATGTGGGCGCCGGACGTCTACGAAGGGGCCCCCACGCCGGTCACCGCCTTCCTCTCGGTCGGTTCCAAGGCCGCCAGCTTCGCCGTCTTCCTCCGGGTCTTCATCGAAGCCCTGGGCGGGATACAGGCCGAATGGCGCATCCTGCTCATTTTCCTGGCGGTCGTCACGATCATCACGGGCAATGTGGTGGCGCTGGTACAGACCAACGTCAAGCGGATGCTGGCTTACTCCGGCATCGCCCATGCGGGTTACGCGCTGATCGGGCTGATCGTCGGGGATTCGCTCGGGGTCTTCAGCCTGATGGTTTACATGCTGGTCTACGCCTTCATGACCGTGGGGGCCTTCGGGGTCGTGATGCTGCTCCGCCGGGAGGGGGTCGAGGGGGACGAGCTCCGCGACTTCGCTGGGCTGGCCCGCAAAGACAAGCTGACGGCCTTCGCCATGCTGGTCTTCATGTTCTCGCTGGCCGGGATCCCGCCGACGGCCGGCTTCGTCGCGAAGTTTTACATTTTCATGGCGGCCGTGCACGCGCACCTGACCTGGCTGGTCGTCCTCGGGGTGGCCTTCACGGCGGTCTCGGCCTATTTCTATCTGAGGGTCGTGATGGTGATGTACATGAAGGAACCCGACGAGGCGGTTCAGGTGGCGGCCCCGCCCGGGGTGGTCATGGTCCTGGCCGCCGCGGCCGCGGTGGTGCTGTTGCTGGGGATCTATCCCGGCCCGTTCCTGGATTATGCGCAGGAGGCCGTGCTTCGATTAAGATAG
- a CDS encoding PQQ-dependent sugar dehydrogenase gives MKIPASLPSESRKILPGVRLIILGLAAVVCASLDGCMKDNTALKSTPPLQLELVPVATGFSQPLDLQAPDDDTGRLFVVEQGGKIRIISSNGQVLSTPFLDISGKLIGCSGEEGLLGLAFHPNYATDARFFVNYTRNCGGGLQTVIAEYAASTGDPNLADATSERILLTVDQPYTNHNGGGLAFGNDGFLYIGLGDGGSGGDPLGNGQDTNTLLGKILRIDVDSTPDLGLQYAIPPDNPFVNKAGLDEIWLYGLRNPFRFSVDSATGDLWIGDVGQDSFEEVDRITPRQGGANLGWNIMEGTHCFNPPANCPTANLTLPIFDYPHDPHLGDGTVIGGYVYHGTQLTQLAGAYIFGDFLSGRVWTLTQDSQHHWMRTEIFSTTLNDLSSFGQGQDGELYVVRYSSGSVAQIRQIATM, from the coding sequence ATGAAAATCCCCGCATCCTTGCCGTCAGAATCACGGAAAATCCTCCCGGGCGTACGTCTAATCATCCTGGGACTGGCGGCCGTGGTTTGCGCATCTCTGGACGGCTGCATGAAGGATAATACTGCCTTGAAAAGTACGCCACCCCTTCAGCTCGAACTCGTCCCGGTCGCAACCGGCTTTTCCCAACCCCTGGACCTTCAGGCGCCCGACGATGACACCGGTCGTCTCTTCGTGGTCGAGCAGGGAGGAAAAATCCGGATCATTTCCTCCAACGGACAAGTGCTCTCCACTCCCTTTCTCGATATCAGCGGCAAGTTAATCGGCTGTTCCGGGGAAGAGGGGCTGCTGGGCCTGGCCTTCCATCCGAATTACGCGACGGACGCGCGATTCTTCGTGAATTACACCAGAAACTGCGGCGGCGGGCTACAGACTGTTATCGCCGAGTACGCCGCCTCGACCGGGGACCCCAATCTGGCCGACGCGACGAGCGAGCGGATCCTCCTGACCGTCGACCAGCCGTACACCAATCACAACGGCGGCGGCCTCGCCTTCGGCAATGACGGCTTCCTTTACATCGGCCTTGGCGACGGGGGGAGCGGCGGCGATCCACTGGGCAACGGCCAGGACACCAATACCCTTCTCGGCAAAATCCTTCGGATCGACGTGGACTCGACTCCCGACCTCGGCCTTCAGTACGCCATCCCGCCGGACAATCCGTTCGTAAACAAGGCTGGTCTCGACGAGATCTGGCTCTATGGCCTGCGCAATCCGTTCCGTTTCTCCGTCGATTCCGCGACGGGTGATCTCTGGATCGGCGACGTCGGACAGGACAGCTTTGAGGAGGTGGACCGGATCACGCCCCGGCAGGGCGGCGCCAACCTAGGCTGGAACATCATGGAAGGAACCCACTGTTTCAATCCCCCCGCTAACTGTCCGACGGCCAATCTCACATTGCCGATCTTCGACTACCCGCACGATCCCCACCTGGGCGACGGCACCGTCATCGGGGGCTACGTCTATCACGGCACGCAACTCACCCAGCTCGCCGGCGCCTACATATTCGGCGATTTCCTCAGCGGGCGCGTCTGGACCCTAACACAGGATTCACAGCATCACTGGATGCGCACGGAAATTTTTTCGACCACGTTGAATGACTTGAGCTCGTTCGGGCAGGGACAGGACGGGGAGTTGTACGTGGTGCGCTATTCCAGCGGTTCGGTGGCTCAGATCCGACAAATCGCAACGATGTGA
- a CDS encoding isoprenylcysteine carboxylmethyltransferase family protein, producing the protein MRGNHGEHPLSHIGQLIGLGLFLALWIGDSFVLHLSTSLSNFVPMYVRLVLLGIFWGTGVYLIRSGHVVVRPEERPAGVVTTGAFQYVRHPIYLGTLLTYLGLAISTGSILSLVLLAGIFIFYNFIATYEEEVLQERFGEEYERYKRRTGKWVPRIGWKE; encoded by the coding sequence ATGCGGGGCAATCATGGCGAACATCCGCTAAGCCACATAGGCCAGCTCATCGGCCTTGGTTTGTTTCTGGCCCTCTGGATCGGGGACTCATTTGTTCTCCATTTATCGACCTCCCTCTCGAATTTCGTGCCGATGTATGTTCGTCTGGTATTGCTGGGAATTTTTTGGGGCACCGGCGTCTATTTAATCCGTTCCGGACACGTTGTCGTCCGGCCGGAGGAACGTCCGGCCGGAGTGGTCACGACCGGGGCCTTCCAGTACGTAAGGCATCCCATCTATTTGGGAACCCTCCTAACCTACCTCGGACTTGCGATTTCCACGGGATCGATCCTCTCCCTCGTATTGCTGGCGGGAATATTTATTTTTTATAATTTCATTGCGACCTATGAGGAGGAGGTGCTTCAGGAAAGATTTGGAGAGGAGTATGAGCGATATAAGAGAAGAACGGGAAAATGGGTTCCGAGAATCGGCTG